The window ACAGCGCGGTTTTGCCGCAGTTCGGATTGCCGACGAGGGCGATACGCAGGTTGGCCGCGCTCATACGCTCGATGCCTCCCGAACGCTCACGCGGCTGGCTTCGGCACGACGCAGCGCGAACCGCGTGGAGCCGATCTGGATCAGGATCGGATCGGCGCCCCACGGCCCGCGTGCGACCACCCGCACCGGTTCGCCGGAGACGAACCCGAGATCGCGCAGGCGCTGCGCAATCGAATCGGATGCATGAACATCCTGAACGTGCTCCACCACGGCGGGAGCACCCTTTGGCAAGTCGGACAGGCGCATCGGAATTTTTTGAATGGAAATAAGAACCGTTCTCATTATATAGAGTGATCGGTCCCGATGCATCCTAAATGTAAGGTCGGAAGGCGTCGCGCATCACGCTGCCGACCGGCAGCGTCGTCAGTGTTGCTCGAAGCGATCGAAACGCTTGTCGGTGTAGCGCTCCTCGCCCGCGAGATCGGTCACGCGGGCGGCCGGCGGCCCGCGCCGCAACCATTCGAGCATCAGGTCGACCTGATTGGCCGGACCTTGCAGCATCGCTTCGACCGAACCGTCGTCCAGATTCGCGACCCAGCCGGTGATGCCGAGCGCATGCGCTTGGCGCACCGTCGCGTGCCGAAAACCCACACCCTGAACGACACCGCGCACACGGACATAATAAGTTTCAATTCTTGTGTTTAAATCGGGCCCAGTCATACCCGCATCTCCTGCGTATCCATTCCGCCCGCATTTTAGTCGTGCCGCAGCGACCCTGCCGGAGGATGAGATAAAGCGAACGGCGCCATCAATGACGAGAACGCCGTTGAAACTGTCAGCGCGATTAATACAACGAAAGCAGCCGCATCCAGCCAATCAAGATCAAGAAAGACGCAAACGTAAAAGCAAAATTCATTTCGGCGAGCACTTAAGTAAATCAAAGCGGCGGTCGTAAACAGTTTACGCATCTTCTTTTCGATCGCGCGGGGGGACTTCACGGTGGCTGCACAAGACCACGCGGTAGGTGTCAGCCGCATCCGGATGGTCAAAAGCTGGTTCGAAGAACACAACACGACCATTCTGACGGTCGCGTTGTGCGCCATTGCCGTTGGGATGGTCGCGTTTGCCGCAAGCCAGATCTTCGCCGCGCGCGAAGTCGCGGACGCACAGTTGACGCAGGTGCTGCACGTGCGCGACGACGTCGAAGGGCTCGAATCGCTTTACGCGGAAGCCGATGCCGATTTTCTGCGCTTGCTCGACAACCCCGCATCGCACGCCGTGCCGTGGACAGTCGAGCGGCTCGAGCGCGCCACTCGCTATTTCAGCGATCTTTCCGACGCGTTCGCACAAGACCCGCAACGCGCGCGCGAAATCGACGCGCTGCGCGCAGCGACCAGCGAATGGCAACGCCAGCTCGCCCAGACGACGCTCACCGCGAGCACCCAAGGCGACACCGTCTCCCTCGAGCGGCAGGCGCTCGGCGAAGTCAACGAGACGCGGCACCGCCTCGCCGTCGGCGTCGCCTCGCTCGACCCGGCAAGCGAACTCTCCACCAGCGCCCGCGCGAGTCTTTCCGCGCGCCGCCTCGCCTCCGAGCGCACCGCGTTCGCGGCGGCCGCCGCGGCGGCGTTCGTGCTGCTCGTCTATGGCTTTCTCGCGAATCACCGTCTCGGGCTCGAGCGCGCACGCGTGCGCATCGTCGCCGAGGAAGGCGAGGCGCGCTTTCGCGAGTATTTCGAAGAGCATCCGCTGCCGATGCTGATCTACGACGTCGAGACGGCGACGATCGCGGCCGTCAACGATGCCGCCGTGCGCCTCTACGGCTATTCGCGCGACGAATTCGAGGGCCTCAGCATCGCCAGGCTGCGGCCCGCCGAAGACGTGGACAGATTCCTCGCGCGCTTCGCCACGTTCGTGGAGACGCCCGGCTCGGTCAGCGGCACGACCGGCGTGCGCTGCCACGTGAAAAAGGACGGCACGCGCTTTTTCGTCGAACCGACCTTCCACTTTCTCCATCACGCGAATCGCCGCGCGTGCTTCGTCGTCGCGGTCGACGTCACCGAAAAGGAACAGGCCAAGGAAGCGGTCCAGCAATCGAAGCAGATGCTCGAAGCGGTGATCGACAGCGTGCCGCAACGCATTTTCTGGAAGGACACGCGCTCTCACTACCTCGGCTGCAACCGCGCGTTCGCGGACGACGTCGGCATCGCCGACGCGTCGAAGATCACCGGTCTCACCGACTACGATCTGCCCTGGCAGAACTTCGCGTCGGTGGCGCGCATGCGCGACCGCGAAGTGATCACGAGCGGCAAGCCGTTGAATGCGTACGAGGAGTTCGCGCCGGCCGCGGGCGGCAACTGGCGCTGGTATCGAAAGACCAAGGTGCCGCTCAAGAACGCGCGCGACGAGGTCATCGGCCTGCTCGCGACTTACGAAGACATCACCGAGCGCAAGGATGTCGAACTGGCGCTGCGCCTGCGCAGCCGCGCGCTCGACGCGATCGTCAACGCCGTGCTGATCACGCGCGCGACCGACAAAGGCAATCTGATCGAATACGCGAACCCTGCGTTCGAGCGCATCACGGGCTACCGGACCGATGCGGTCATCGGCTCCGATTGCCGCTTCCTGCAGGGCAACGATCGCGACCAGCCGGGCATCGAATCGATCCGCCGCGCGCTCGCCGACGAGCGCGAAGTGACGACGCTCGTGCGCAATTACCGGCGCGACGGCACGCTGTTCTGGAATCAGCTCTATATCGCGCCGGTGCGCGACGAAAACGGACAGATCACGCATCACATCAGCGTCGTCAACGACGTCACCGAACTCGTGCAATCGCGCGACATGTTGCGCCATCAGGCGAATTTCGATGCGCTCACCGCGCTGCCGAACCGCTCGCTATTGAACGAGCGGCTCGCTCACGCGATCAAGCATGGCACCGCGCGCGGCACGCGCGTGTCGTTGATCTTCATGGACGTCGACCATTTCAAGGACGTCAACGACAGCCTCGGCCACGGCATCGGCGACGGGCTGCTGCGTGAGATCGCGCAACGCCTGGCCGACTGTGTCGGCACGTCGGATACCGTGGCGCGCTACGGCGGCGACGAGTTCGTGATGGTGATCGTCGAGCCAGGCGAGACCGATCGCCTGACCGACGTGCTCGCGCGCGTCTCGCACGCGTTCTCGCGGCCGGTGTGGATCGACGACACGGAGTTCTACGTCGAGACGAGCGTCGGCATCGCGAGCTTCCCGTCCGACGGCGCCGATGGCGAAACGCTGTTGCGCCGCGCGGACCTCGCGATGTACCGCGCGAAATCGAACGGACGCAATGCGGTGCACCGGTTCGAGCCGGAACTCGGCCGCGTCGCCGACGAACGCCTCGCGCTGTCGCGCCGCATGCGCGCCGCGCTCGCGAACGGCGAATTCCGGCTCGACTATCAGCCGCAAGTCGATTTGCAATCGAACCGCGTGACGGGCGTCGAAGCGCTCTTGCGCTGGCGCGATTCGGAGCTCGGTCCGGTGAGCCCCGCCACCTTCATTCCGATCGCCGAGGAAAACGGCCTGATCGTGCCGATCGGCGAATGGGTGATGCAGCAGGCGTGCTACCAGGCGCAAGCGTGGCAGTCGACGCTGCCGGGGTTGCGGATGTCGGTGAACATCTCGCCGCGGCAGTTCGCGCGCGGCGACATCCTGCGCGTGATCGAGCGCGCGCTGACGCGCGCGGACTTGTCGCCGTCGCTGCTCGAAGTCGAGATCACCGAGGGCGCGCTGATGGCCTACGGGTCGATCGAAATGCTGCGCGCGATACGCGCGACCGGCGTCGATATCGCCATCGACGATTTCGGCACCGGCTACTCGAGCCTGTCCTACATCCGCACGTTCCACGCGGACCGTCTGAAGCTCGACATGTCGTTCGTGCGCGGCATCGGCGTGCACCGCGAGGACGAAGTGATCACGCGCGCGATTCTGTCGCTCGGCCGCGCGCTGGGCTTCAAAGTCGTGGCCGAAGGCGTCGAGACCGACGAGCAGCTCGCGTTCCTGCGCCGCCACGGATGCAACCTCGTGCAAGGCTACCGGTTCGCGCGGCCGATGGTTGCGGCGGACGCGCATGCGTTTATTCAGAGCTTCAATGAAGGGGTGCTTGAATGTAGTTGATGGCGGCAACCGGCTCGCCGTCAAGATCGCTCCTATCGTTCAATCAGCTGCAACTGCCCCTGCCCGGTAAGCTGCGTCTCGCTGCGTACCCTGAGTGCCTCGGACGGCACCCGCGTTTCTATCTCGATCTGCGCGGTGAGATGCCGGCCCCGGGCCGGCCGGCCGTCCGTCACTAGGCCCACACCCTCGCCGGACTCGAATGTCTCGCTCATCTTCGCTGCCTGAGGCACCTGACCGGGTGCGCTGATGCGACCGAGCGCCACGGCGCTGCCGTCGAGGTGCGCCTCGCTGATCTTCATCACATAGTTGCCGCGCTCCGCGAACACGAAGGTGCCGGAAGCGGCCGACGGCGCGTCGAAGCGCAGCACCATCGTGGTGGGCTGCTCGCATGTGATGTTCAGCGTCGCCGTTCGCCTGCCGAGCGACACGCCACCCGCCTCGGGTTTCTGTGCGTCCAGTTCGGTGCGGCTCAGTTGACCGTAGTCGAACCTCGACGTGCTCATCTGCATCTCGCAGTTCGCCGCCTGCGCATGACCGGCCGCCGCCATCGCGATAACTGCGGCCACGCCCAGCGCCGCACGCCGCAACGTGTCCTGCTCCTTGTCTGTGTTCACCATGGCTATTGTCCTCATTGACTGTCCGTCAGGCGCGACACACGGCGCTCGCCTGCTCATAGAATGCTTCGTCATTGCCCTTCTCCGGCAGTTCGAGGGTAAGTTCGCATTGCCGGTCATCGGGCAGCGACACCTTCAGCGCCTCGCCGATCTGTCCGTTGGCCAGGAAAATCTGACCGTTGTCGACCACCGTCGTCACGAACGCATTGTCCGCACCGATCACCGACGACCCCTTGGGCAACGCCTTGCCCTGTTCGTCGGTGGCGCTGACCAGCACGCGGCGCGTGCGCACGACGTCGAACTCGACATTGTTCACCGACCCGCGGCCCGCCTCGACCATTCTGAAACCGTTGCGGATATCGACGTTGCGCGGGAGCGTCTTCGTGTCGAGTTCGATACGGCTGCTTTGGTACGCCGGCAGCTGCGGTATGACAGCCTGGCCGGACATGTCGGTCCAGACCGGCCCATACGGCGTGGACACCTTCACGCCGGAAATGTCGCCCACCGACAGGACGCCGAAGGTGTCCTGGATCGGATACGGCGATGCGGTGATACCCCCGCCGTGCAGCGCAACGCCACCGCGAATCTGGCCCGAGTAGTTCGTGCTCTGGTTGCCGTAGCGTCCCAAGCCCAGGTTGAGCTGCGTGTAGCGCGGCGTAAGCGCGACGTTTCCGGTCAGGTCGGCGCGACCGTCATGGCGTTCGGCCGCCACGCGATAGTTCACATAGTCGTTGACCTTCTCGCTGAGCGCTGCGCCCATCACCGTGCGGTTTTCGCGGCGATTGACGTAGGTGCGCACGTTGCGCTGTCCGAGCGGAATACTGACGTTCAGATAAAACGCGTTGTTCGCGCCGGCTCCGCGCCCGGCTCGATCACGGTCACCCGAGCCGCCCAGCGCGGTCTCAAAGCTGGCGTTAACCGTCGCATATTTGAACGTCTTGCCCCACGATGCGACGAGCCGGTCGGTGTTCGTGCCGTTGAACGGCCGCACCCCCGTGTACGCCAGGTTGATGCCGCCCAACACGGGATCGGACCAGTTGAGCGACGCCGTGTACTGGTTGCGGTAACGCGAATCGAGCCAGCCGCTGCTCGTGTCGATCGTGGTGTCCAGCAGATCGCGATAGCCCGACGTCTGCATGGTGGCCGATACGCTCGCGCTCAGACGCTCGGTCAGTCCGGAACTCAGCGATACGCTTGCCTGGGTGCCATGCGCGCCTTCGCGCGACGCGTTCGAAAACGTGTTGCGCACGCTCGCGGCGGTGTTCTGCCAGAACCGCGCGTCCAGTCCCCAGCCGAGCGCCTGGTAGTCCGTGGAGCCCATCAGACCCGCGCTCGTGACCATCTGCCGGCCCAGCGCCCAACTGCCGGCACCGGTGATCACCCATGGCGCCGGGTTCTTGACATCACCGAGATCGCGGATGCGCCCGGCGGCGAACGAGTAGCCGGGCGGCGCAAGCATGGCGCTGCCGAACGAGGCAGCCGGCACCACGAAGCGGTGCTCGGCGCCGTTCGCTTCCACAACCGTGACATCCAGGTCGGTACGCGAATTCAGCAGCGGAATGCCGGAGAGCGAGAAGGGGCCGGCCGGCACTTGCGTCGAATAGATGAGTGCCCCAGCCTGACGGATCTCCACGCGCGCCTCGGATTGGGCAATGCCTTCGACCCGCGGCCCGTCGTTGCCGCGGGTCGCCAATGCCGTTTCCGGCAGGACCTGCATGCCGGTGAGCGGGGCGCCCGCAAACAGCGGACTGGCGATGTTGATCTGGCCTGCCTGCAGCGTCGAACCATACTGTGCGAACGTACGCTGCGCGTACGCATACAGGTGGTTGAACTGGCCACGTCCGTCGTTGGACGTGTACAGCTGCCGACTACGGAGGACCCAATCGCCCACGTTGACGCCGACGTCGGTGGCGGTGTACAGGTATGTGTTTGCGTTGCCGCCCGTGTGCGAGGACATCGCCATGATGTCGTAGTTGACCAGACCCGCCGTACCGCCGGTGGCGAACCCGGACAGGTTCACCTCGGGAGCCCGGAACGCGTCGGTTGGCACCAGCAGCGAGACTTCCTCGCGCCCGGGCCTCAGGGTGACCTGCGTTTGCGGCCACGCCTCTATGAAGTCGTAACATTGCGTCGCATCGCCGGTCGCGCCCTCGTCGCCACGCGGTACCTGCAGCCCCGCCTTCTCGAGCAGCGCG is drawn from Trinickia violacea and contains these coding sequences:
- a CDS encoding FeoA family protein, with amino-acid sequence MRLSDLPKGAPAVVEHVQDVHASDSIAQRLRDLGFVSGEPVRVVARGPWGADPILIQIGSTRFALRRAEASRVSVREASSV
- a CDS encoding acylphosphatase, translating into MTGPDLNTRIETYYVRVRGVVQGVGFRHATVRQAHALGITGWVANLDDGSVEAMLQGPANQVDLMLEWLRRGPPAARVTDLAGEERYTDKRFDRFEQH
- a CDS encoding sensor domain-containing protein; the protein is MAAQDHAVGVSRIRMVKSWFEEHNTTILTVALCAIAVGMVAFAASQIFAAREVADAQLTQVLHVRDDVEGLESLYAEADADFLRLLDNPASHAVPWTVERLERATRYFSDLSDAFAQDPQRAREIDALRAATSEWQRQLAQTTLTASTQGDTVSLERQALGEVNETRHRLAVGVASLDPASELSTSARASLSARRLASERTAFAAAAAAAFVLLVYGFLANHRLGLERARVRIVAEEGEARFREYFEEHPLPMLIYDVETATIAAVNDAAVRLYGYSRDEFEGLSIARLRPAEDVDRFLARFATFVETPGSVSGTTGVRCHVKKDGTRFFVEPTFHFLHHANRRACFVVAVDVTEKEQAKEAVQQSKQMLEAVIDSVPQRIFWKDTRSHYLGCNRAFADDVGIADASKITGLTDYDLPWQNFASVARMRDREVITSGKPLNAYEEFAPAAGGNWRWYRKTKVPLKNARDEVIGLLATYEDITERKDVELALRLRSRALDAIVNAVLITRATDKGNLIEYANPAFERITGYRTDAVIGSDCRFLQGNDRDQPGIESIRRALADEREVTTLVRNYRRDGTLFWNQLYIAPVRDENGQITHHISVVNDVTELVQSRDMLRHQANFDALTALPNRSLLNERLAHAIKHGTARGTRVSLIFMDVDHFKDVNDSLGHGIGDGLLREIAQRLADCVGTSDTVARYGGDEFVMVIVEPGETDRLTDVLARVSHAFSRPVWIDDTEFYVETSVGIASFPSDGADGETLLRRADLAMYRAKSNGRNAVHRFEPELGRVADERLALSRRMRAALANGEFRLDYQPQVDLQSNRVTGVEALLRWRDSELGPVSPATFIPIAEENGLIVPIGEWVMQQACYQAQAWQSTLPGLRMSVNISPRQFARGDILRVIERALTRADLSPSLLEVEITEGALMAYGSIEMLRAIRATGVDIAIDDFGTGYSSLSYIRTFHADRLKLDMSFVRGIGVHREDEVITRAILSLGRALGFKVVAEGVETDEQLAFLRRHGCNLVQGYRFARPMVAADAHAFIQSFNEGVLECS
- a CDS encoding fimbrial biogenesis usher protein, which gives rise to MHTGSPSDTRRTPRDAPRLRPLAAALSAIALGLGLATGDADARETAGEDGGTEKRQSATFDVETLRARGIDPKLAEYFREAPRFREGTHVVTLVVNGMKAGLVDATFDANGGLCFTAALLEKAGLQVPRGDEGATGDATQCYDFIEAWPQTQVTLRPGREEVSLLVPTDAFRAPEVNLSGFATGGTAGLVNYDIMAMSSHTGGNANTYLYTATDVGVNVGDWVLRSRQLYTSNDGRGQFNHLYAYAQRTFAQYGSTLQAGQINIASPLFAGAPLTGMQVLPETALATRGNDGPRVEGIAQSEARVEIRQAGALIYSTQVPAGPFSLSGIPLLNSRTDLDVTVVEANGAEHRFVVPAASFGSAMLAPPGYSFAAGRIRDLGDVKNPAPWVITGAGSWALGRQMVTSAGLMGSTDYQALGWGLDARFWQNTAASVRNTFSNASREGAHGTQASVSLSSGLTERLSASVSATMQTSGYRDLLDTTIDTSSGWLDSRYRNQYTASLNWSDPVLGGINLAYTGVRPFNGTNTDRLVASWGKTFKYATVNASFETALGGSGDRDRAGRGAGANNAFYLNVSIPLGQRNVRTYVNRRENRTVMGAALSEKVNDYVNYRVAAERHDGRADLTGNVALTPRYTQLNLGLGRYGNQSTNYSGQIRGGVALHGGGITASPYPIQDTFGVLSVGDISGVKVSTPYGPVWTDMSGQAVIPQLPAYQSSRIELDTKTLPRNVDIRNGFRMVEAGRGSVNNVEFDVVRTRRVLVSATDEQGKALPKGSSVIGADNAFVTTVVDNGQIFLANGQIGEALKVSLPDDRQCELTLELPEKGNDEAFYEQASAVCRA